Proteins found in one Muntiacus reevesi chromosome 2, mMunRee1.1, whole genome shotgun sequence genomic segment:
- the LOC136157173 gene encoding defensin beta 118-like: MKFLLLTLSVFLILFQMLPVCRGQKSCWIIKGHCRKDCKSGERVKKPCRNGDYCCVPSKTDSQPQRPTQATTRQYQTFTDKMKRNAFLEQIPIILNNKQEVE, translated from the exons ATGAAATTCTTGCTCCTGACCCTTAGTGTCTTTCTGATCCTGTTCCAGATGTTGCCAG TCTGCAGGGGCCAAAAATCTTGTTGGATCATTAAAGGACACTGCAGGAAAGATTGCAAATCTGGTGAACGGGTTAAGAAGCCATGTAGAAATGGTGACTATTGCTGTGTTCCAAGCAAAACAGATTCTCAACCACAGAGACCAACTCAAGCAACTACCAGACAATATCAAACTTTTACTGATAAGATGAAAAGAAATGCTTTTTTGGAGCAAATACCAATAATCTTGAATAACAAGCAGGAAGTAGAATAA